In the genome of Bradyrhizobium arachidis, one region contains:
- a CDS encoding Bug family tripartite tricarboxylate transporter substrate binding protein, with protein sequence MTISRRLLVGLLLLLPSLASAQNFPAKPIKLIVPFPAGGPNDIIARVIGQRMSELSGQPVLIDNRGGQGGVLGTDAVSKAAPDGYTIAISSAGALAISPSMERVAYDTQTDLTPVTLVATVPEMLVVATNVPVKDIGELIALAKAQPGKLNFASSGPGSLPHLAGELFKLTAKIDIVHVPYRGAAPAVNDLLGQQVQMTFLDLPVLLPQVKAGALKPIAVGSVERAPTAPDVPTTKEAGFPDLRIENWYGMVAPKGTPKEIVTALHGLATKAMADPAVKEKLAAQGATLVGDEPEHFRAFIADETKKWAQVIKDAGVETAK encoded by the coding sequence ATGACCATCTCACGCAGGCTGCTCGTTGGATTATTGCTGCTATTGCCGTCATTGGCATCGGCGCAGAATTTTCCCGCAAAACCGATCAAGCTGATCGTGCCGTTTCCGGCCGGCGGTCCCAATGACATCATCGCCCGTGTGATCGGCCAGCGCATGTCGGAGCTGTCGGGCCAGCCGGTGCTGATCGACAATCGCGGCGGCCAGGGCGGCGTGCTCGGCACCGACGCGGTGTCCAAGGCCGCGCCCGACGGCTACACCATCGCGATCTCCTCGGCCGGCGCGCTCGCGATCAGCCCGAGCATGGAGCGCGTCGCCTACGACACCCAAACCGACCTCACGCCGGTGACGCTGGTTGCGACCGTGCCGGAAATGCTTGTCGTCGCCACCAACGTGCCCGTGAAAGACATCGGCGAGCTGATCGCGCTCGCCAAGGCGCAGCCCGGAAAGCTCAACTTCGCCTCCTCCGGTCCCGGCAGCCTGCCGCATCTTGCCGGTGAACTGTTCAAGCTCACAGCGAAGATCGACATCGTGCATGTGCCCTATCGCGGCGCCGCTCCGGCCGTGAACGATCTCCTGGGCCAGCAGGTGCAGATGACGTTCCTCGATCTCCCCGTCTTGCTGCCGCAGGTCAAGGCCGGCGCGTTGAAGCCGATTGCCGTCGGATCAGTCGAGCGCGCGCCGACCGCGCCCGACGTGCCGACCACCAAGGAAGCGGGCTTTCCCGACCTTCGCATCGAGAACTGGTACGGCATGGTGGCGCCCAAGGGCACGCCGAAGGAGATCGTCACGGCGCTGCATGGCCTCGCGACCAAGGCCATGGCGGATCCCGCAGTGAAGGAGAAGCTCGCCGCGCAAGGCGCGACGCTTGTCGGCGATGAGCCGGAGCATTTTCGCGCCTTCATTGCCGACGAGACGAAGAAGTGGGCGCAGGTGATCAAGGACGCCGGGGTCGAGACGGCGAAGTAG
- a CDS encoding LysR substrate-binding domain-containing protein, which yields MRFDLVDLQLFIAVADQRSITRGAERSHLALASASARIKGLEDALGVALLKRGRRGVELTAAGESLLDHARLVIHQIDAMRGDLAGFASGVRASVHFLVNTSGLSEHLPKALAGFLHEHRDVAVDIEERESTDIAAAITAGAADLGFAAEHALPDHIERFVFSEDHLTLVTSRRGPFAGRRQIDFQETGACDFVGLTSATALQMHISKHAARLGMRPHYRARMRDFDAICQMVAADVGVALVPISAARRCAKLMPLAMVRLRDAWANRKLVICARSFKALPRPAKMLVEHLRAEAV from the coding sequence ATGCGTTTTGATCTCGTCGATCTCCAGCTCTTCATCGCGGTCGCCGATCAGCGCAGCATCACCCGCGGCGCCGAGCGGTCGCACCTGGCGCTGGCCTCCGCGAGCGCCCGCATCAAGGGGCTCGAGGATGCGCTTGGCGTCGCCCTGCTCAAGCGCGGGCGGCGCGGCGTCGAATTGACCGCAGCCGGCGAGAGCCTGCTTGACCATGCGCGGCTCGTCATCCACCAGATCGACGCCATGCGCGGCGATCTCGCCGGCTTTGCCAGCGGCGTGCGCGCCAGCGTGCATTTTCTCGTCAACACCTCGGGGCTGTCGGAGCATCTGCCGAAGGCGCTGGCCGGATTCCTGCACGAGCATCGCGATGTCGCCGTCGACATCGAGGAGCGCGAAAGCACCGATATCGCGGCCGCGATCACCGCGGGCGCCGCCGATCTCGGCTTTGCCGCCGAGCATGCGCTGCCTGATCATATCGAGCGCTTCGTCTTCAGCGAGGATCATTTGACGCTGGTGACGTCGCGGCGCGGCCCGTTCGCGGGCCGCCGCCAGATCGACTTCCAGGAGACGGGCGCGTGCGATTTCGTCGGGCTCACCAGCGCCACCGCGCTCCAGATGCACATTTCGAAGCACGCCGCCCGGCTCGGCATGCGCCCGCATTATCGCGCGCGCATGCGCGATTTCGACGCGATCTGCCAGATGGTCGCCGCCGACGTCGGCGTGGCCCTGGTGCCGATCTCCGCCGCCCGCCGCTGCGCCAAGCTGATGCCGCTCGCCATGGTCCGCCTGCGCGATGCCTGGGCCAACCGCAAGCTCGTGATCTGCGCCCGCAGCTTCAAGGCGCTGCCAAGGCCGGCCAAGATGCTGGTGGAGCATTTGCGGGCGGAGGCGGTGTGA
- a CDS encoding NUDIX hydrolase — MTTWRPHPHIRVVAIGLHWRDGLLLAAEVRDDAGRIKGVRPLGGAIEFGESWRTALVREFNEELGIDVTITSEPLVMENIFAHEGSTGHEVMFVAEVTFPDGAFGGEDRIDFREDNGEQIVARWFNLADLDAEGGPSLYPTGLKEMLLRTVKS, encoded by the coding sequence ATGACCACATGGCGGCCTCACCCTCACATCCGCGTCGTCGCGATCGGCCTGCACTGGCGGGACGGGCTGCTGTTGGCGGCGGAAGTGCGGGACGATGCGGGGCGGATCAAGGGCGTGCGCCCGCTCGGCGGCGCGATCGAGTTCGGCGAGAGCTGGCGGACGGCGCTCGTGCGCGAATTCAACGAAGAGCTCGGTATCGACGTCACCATCACGAGCGAGCCGCTGGTGATGGAGAACATTTTCGCGCACGAGGGATCGACCGGACACGAGGTGATGTTCGTTGCGGAGGTCACGTTCCCCGACGGCGCGTTCGGCGGCGAGGACCGCATCGACTTTCGCGAGGATAATGGAGAGCAAATCGTCGCGCGCTGGTTCAACCTCGCCGATCTCGACGCGGAGGGCGGGCCGAGCCTCTATCCAACCGGATTGAAGGAGATGCTGCTTCGGACGGTCAAGAGCTGA
- a CDS encoding DUF2945 domain-containing protein, translated as MPKTFKRGDHVSWNSEAGRVRGHILRVHTGDVDYKGYTHHASPDDPQYEIKSDKTDHVALHKGRALRLLRS; from the coding sequence ATGCCCAAAACCTTCAAGCGCGGCGATCACGTCAGCTGGAATTCCGAGGCCGGCCGGGTGCGCGGCCATATCCTGCGCGTCCACACCGGGGACGTCGACTACAAGGGCTACACGCACCACGCGAGCCCGGACGATCCGCAATACGAGATCAAGAGCGACAAGACCGACCACGTCGCCCTGCACAAGGGCCGGGCGTTGCGGCTGCTGCGCAGCTGA
- a CDS encoding carbohydrate ABC transporter permease has protein sequence MERRRFIAFALTPSLIVLFAVAVLPAIYLIVTSLTPFQLTTPGSATDFSDPFRNYALLPGDPRFVNSLAVQAKLSVASVLFQVLLGMLLALLLNVPSRFVEFARTFFLIPMVLPPIVVAVIWKLIYAPDISPLYYAAQALHFTLPALTSSVDFALTAIIIADTWEWLPFTFLMVLAALQTIPDEYSEAALVDGASKLQIFWYVTLPFITPILVISGMFRLIDSVKAFPLIFLLTGGGPGTVTEVTNYYAYLLAFDTNEIGYSSAVTVVMLLLVCGISLGLVWMGRRKEALA, from the coding sequence TTGGAGCGCCGAAGGTTCATCGCCTTCGCGCTCACCCCGAGCCTGATCGTGCTGTTCGCGGTGGCGGTGCTGCCGGCGATCTATCTTATCGTAACGAGTCTGACGCCGTTCCAGCTGACGACGCCGGGCTCGGCCACCGATTTCAGCGATCCGTTCCGCAACTATGCCCTGCTGCCGGGCGACCCCCGCTTCGTCAACTCGCTGGCCGTGCAGGCCAAGCTCTCGGTCGCGAGCGTGCTGTTCCAGGTGCTGCTCGGCATGCTGCTGGCGCTGCTGCTGAACGTGCCGTCGCGCTTCGTCGAGTTCGCGCGCACCTTCTTCCTGATACCGATGGTGCTGCCGCCGATCGTGGTCGCGGTGATCTGGAAGCTGATCTACGCGCCCGACATCAGCCCGCTCTATTATGCGGCGCAGGCGCTGCATTTCACCCTGCCGGCGCTGACCTCCAGCGTCGACTTCGCGCTGACCGCGATCATCATCGCCGACACCTGGGAATGGCTGCCCTTCACCTTCCTGATGGTGCTCGCGGCGCTCCAGACCATTCCGGATGAATATTCGGAAGCAGCCCTCGTCGACGGCGCGAGCAAGCTTCAGATCTTCTGGTACGTGACGCTGCCCTTCATCACGCCGATCCTGGTGATCTCAGGCATGTTCCGCCTGATCGACAGCGTGAAGGCATTTCCGCTGATCTTCCTCCTGACCGGCGGCGGGCCAGGCACCGTCACTGAAGTCACGAACTACTATGCGTACCTTCTCGCCTTCGACACCAACGAGATCGGCTATTCGAGCGCTGTCACCGTGGTGATGCTGCTGCTTGTCTGCGGCATCAGCCTGGGCCTGGTCTGGATGGGCCGGCGCAAGGAGGCGCTGGCATGA
- a CDS encoding glyoxalase superfamily protein, producing the protein MRDFRDAKVMAQTLREALSSTRSVSLTVSESLELVAKMLGLSDWNVLAARIRSAEQPGPDRNNEAGRTVDGSDQSGSKAKEIQLPQATLDRYAGSYQFHGAVFTITRDDDHLSARLTGQGSVAYYAVSETEFVARDIEVAFRFTLGPDGIPTAVILHQHGNDHTMQRIDAAAAQELQRAIETRMSSRSANPGSAAALRRLVESLAAGQPNYGEMSAALAELTRKQLPRLQPGLADMGPITSIEFLGVGAQGQDVYSVWHQGGAASHWHITLGSDGTIISAFVTAGP; encoded by the coding sequence ATGCGCGATTTCCGCGACGCCAAGGTCATGGCGCAAACGCTTCGCGAAGCCCTCAGCAGCACCCGATCAGTCTCCCTCACCGTCAGCGAGAGCCTCGAGCTCGTCGCGAAGATGTTGGGCTTGTCCGATTGGAATGTGCTGGCCGCCAGAATCCGCTCGGCGGAGCAACCCGGCCCGGACCGCAATAACGAGGCGGGCAGAACAGTCGATGGTTCGGATCAATCCGGCTCGAAAGCCAAGGAGATTCAGTTGCCGCAAGCGACTCTGGATCGCTATGCCGGAAGCTATCAATTCCATGGCGCTGTCTTCACCATCACGCGTGACGATGACCATCTCTCGGCACGGCTGACCGGCCAAGGCTCGGTTGCCTATTACGCGGTGAGTGAAACGGAATTCGTCGCGCGGGATATCGAGGTCGCGTTTCGTTTTACCCTCGGACCGGACGGGATTCCGACGGCCGTGATCCTGCACCAGCATGGCAACGACCACACCATGCAACGCATCGACGCAGCCGCAGCACAAGAGCTCCAGCGCGCGATCGAGACGCGCATGAGCAGCCGGTCCGCCAATCCCGGCAGCGCCGCTGCGCTTCGTCGTCTCGTCGAGAGCCTCGCAGCGGGCCAGCCCAACTATGGCGAGATGAGCGCAGCTCTGGCTGAACTCACCCGCAAGCAATTGCCGCGTCTGCAGCCCGGCCTCGCCGATATGGGTCCGATCACGTCGATCGAATTTCTCGGTGTCGGCGCGCAAGGCCAGGACGTCTATTCGGTCTGGCACCAGGGTGGTGCCGCATCACACTGGCACATTACGCTTGGCAGCGATGGCACGATCATCTCGGCCTTCGTCACGGCGGGGCCATGA
- the cpdR gene encoding cell cycle two-component system response regulator CpdR yields MPKILLAEDDNDMRRFLVKALENAGFQVSSHDNGMAAYQRLREEPFEMLLTDIVMPEMDGIELARRASELDPDIKIMFITGFAAVALNSDSDAPKNAKVLSKPVHLRELVSEVNKMLAA; encoded by the coding sequence ATGCCAAAGATCCTGCTCGCCGAAGACGACAACGATATGCGCCGTTTCCTGGTCAAGGCGCTGGAAAATGCCGGTTTTCAGGTCTCGTCCCATGACAACGGTATGGCCGCCTATCAGCGGCTCCGCGAAGAGCCGTTCGAGATGCTGCTGACCGACATCGTGATGCCGGAAATGGACGGCATTGAGCTCGCCCGCCGGGCTTCGGAACTCGATCCCGACATCAAGATCATGTTCATCACCGGCTTTGCGGCGGTCGCCCTGAACTCGGATTCGGACGCCCCCAAGAACGCCAAGGTGCTGTCCAAGCCTGTGCATCTGCGCGAATTGGTCAGCGAAGTGAACAAGATGCTGGCGGCCTAA
- a CDS encoding L-2-amino-thiazoline-4-carboxylic acid hydrolase, which yields MSVSVIEQAKIQAQVLVPLVKALQAELGEASANALVRKALGDLYRGFGEEFWKAKNEADLGKAVSSAFRTYARDDALAYDVIEQTPDAFAFDVTRCAYAEFYKALGEPELGFLLVCTADFATAEGFGPDVKLTRTQTIMQGAPHCNFRYRRDGGKTQ from the coding sequence ATGAGCGTGTCCGTCATCGAGCAAGCAAAGATCCAGGCGCAGGTGCTGGTGCCGCTGGTCAAGGCGCTGCAGGCCGAACTCGGCGAGGCAAGCGCCAACGCGCTGGTTCGCAAGGCGCTCGGCGATCTCTATCGTGGCTTCGGCGAGGAGTTCTGGAAGGCGAAGAACGAAGCCGATCTCGGCAAGGCCGTGTCTTCGGCGTTCAGGACTTACGCCCGCGACGACGCGCTCGCCTATGACGTGATCGAGCAGACGCCGGACGCCTTTGCGTTCGACGTGACGCGCTGCGCCTATGCCGAGTTCTACAAGGCGCTCGGTGAGCCCGAGCTCGGCTTCCTCTTGGTCTGCACCGCGGACTTTGCGACCGCGGAAGGGTTCGGCCCCGACGTCAAGCTCACGCGCACCCAGACGATCATGCAAGGCGCGCCTCATTGCAATTTCCGCTACCGGCGCGATGGAGGCAAGACACAGTGA
- a CDS encoding N-formylglutamate amidohydrolase: MTRFDGEVSPAFEIVEPAAWRAPIIFNSPHSGSTYPDEFLSASRIDLTTLRRSEDSFMDELIGHLSTRGFPTVRVNFPRSYVDVNREPYELDPRMFTGRLPSFANTRSMRVAGGLGTIPRVVGDGQEIYRERILVDDALARIETLYKPYHRALRRLINKVHQMFGTVVLVDCHSMPSVGVSRDEPRRPDVVIGDRYGTSCTPLLPDRVEETLGGLGYSIGRNKPYAGGFITEHYGNPASGLHAVQLELNRAIYMDERRRERSPRFAQVASDFGVLADVLATTIPFGDLGPFQAAAE; this comes from the coding sequence ATGACGCGGTTTGACGGCGAGGTGTCGCCAGCCTTCGAGATCGTGGAGCCCGCCGCATGGCGCGCGCCAATCATCTTCAACTCGCCCCATTCCGGCTCGACCTATCCGGACGAATTCCTCAGCGCCTCGCGGATCGACCTGACGACGCTGCGGCGCTCCGAAGATTCCTTCATGGACGAGCTGATCGGCCATCTGAGCACGCGCGGCTTTCCGACCGTGCGGGTCAACTTTCCCCGCTCCTATGTCGACGTCAATCGCGAGCCCTATGAGCTCGATCCGCGCATGTTCACCGGCCGCCTGCCGAGCTTCGCCAACACCCGTTCGATGCGGGTCGCGGGTGGCCTCGGGACCATTCCGCGCGTGGTCGGCGACGGCCAGGAGATCTACCGCGAACGGATCCTGGTCGACGATGCGCTGGCGCGGATCGAGACGCTCTACAAGCCCTATCACCGCGCGCTGCGTCGGCTGATCAACAAGGTGCATCAGATGTTCGGCACCGTGGTGCTGGTCGATTGCCATTCGATGCCGTCGGTCGGCGTCAGCAGAGACGAGCCGCGCCGGCCCGACGTCGTGATCGGCGACCGCTACGGCACCAGCTGCACGCCGCTCTTGCCTGACCGGGTCGAGGAGACCCTGGGCGGGCTCGGCTATTCGATCGGCCGCAACAAGCCCTATGCCGGCGGCTTCATCACCGAGCATTACGGCAATCCCGCAAGCGGCCTGCACGCCGTGCAGCTCGAGCTCAATCGCGCGATCTACATGGACGAGCGGCGGCGCGAGCGCAGCCCGCGCTTTGCGCAAGTCGCTTCCGACTTCGGCGTGCTTGCCGACGTGCTGGCGACGACGATTCCGTTCGGCGATCTCGGCCCGTTCCAGGCCGCAGCGGAATAG
- a CDS encoding nuclear transport factor 2 family protein, producing the protein MTRPETSPSTIRPRRSSRRVMAVTAALFLAATFWSPGSARAAANDAEARAIFEKFIAAQNAHDADAVKAMLLNSPGTLLFARGIETRGRDDVAARFKTYYEGTWHLEPDMSKFHVAVLSNEVMQILVPIVFTRALPGKPPQQNTFLISQTYVQDANGWHVASIMPVANTELK; encoded by the coding sequence ATGACCCGGCCCGAAACGTCTCCCAGCACCATCAGGCCACGACGATCTTCACGACGCGTTATGGCGGTGACTGCGGCGCTGTTTCTCGCTGCAACGTTCTGGTCGCCCGGAAGCGCGCGCGCCGCCGCAAATGACGCCGAGGCACGAGCCATCTTCGAAAAATTCATCGCGGCGCAGAATGCGCATGATGCGGACGCGGTAAAGGCCATGCTGCTGAATTCGCCCGGAACGCTGTTGTTTGCCAGAGGCATCGAGACGCGCGGCCGCGATGACGTCGCGGCCCGGTTCAAGACCTATTACGAGGGCACCTGGCACCTCGAGCCCGACATGTCGAAATTCCACGTCGCCGTGCTCTCGAACGAGGTCATGCAGATCCTCGTCCCCATCGTTTTCACGCGCGCGCTTCCGGGCAAACCGCCCCAGCAGAATACGTTTCTGATCAGCCAGACCTATGTTCAGGACGCGAACGGCTGGCACGTCGCCTCAATCATGCCGGTCGCGAATACGGAACTGAAATAG
- a CDS encoding FadR/GntR family transcriptional regulator — MAKSPSKDSAQSSAQVAREVARLILTGVWREGTTLPREIELASRFDVSRASIREALSLLKAKGLIASKQKAGTHVRARFDWNMLDEELLNWTLSALPTQEFAKQIMEVRRIVEPEACAICALRGTDEDFARIERAYRGMDAAGMDRAAYAEPDLQFHRGILIATGNDFLIAFGATVAAALRMSFNLSSTNPGAPRKSLPYHRAVLDEIWARNPDGARQAMHKLMDLTEGNIVTAMSRQKKKDAEDENARPRRAR; from the coding sequence GTGGCAAAATCTCCTAGCAAGGACAGCGCGCAATCGAGCGCCCAGGTCGCCCGCGAGGTGGCGCGGCTGATCCTGACCGGCGTGTGGCGCGAGGGCACGACGCTACCGCGCGAGATCGAGCTGGCGTCGCGCTTCGATGTCAGCCGCGCCTCGATCCGCGAGGCGCTGTCGCTGCTGAAGGCGAAAGGCCTGATCGCCTCGAAGCAGAAGGCCGGCACGCATGTCCGCGCGCGCTTCGACTGGAACATGCTCGACGAGGAGCTCTTGAACTGGACGCTGTCGGCCTTGCCGACGCAGGAGTTCGCCAAGCAGATCATGGAGGTCCGCCGCATCGTCGAGCCCGAGGCCTGCGCGATCTGCGCGCTGCGCGGCACCGACGAGGATTTTGCCCGGATCGAGCGCGCCTATCGCGGCATGGACGCAGCCGGCATGGACCGCGCCGCCTATGCCGAGCCGGATTTGCAGTTTCACCGCGGCATCCTGATCGCCACCGGCAACGATTTTCTGATCGCCTTCGGCGCGACAGTGGCCGCGGCCCTGCGGATGTCATTCAACCTGTCGAGCACCAATCCCGGCGCGCCGCGCAAGAGCCTGCCCTATCATCGCGCCGTGCTCGACGAGATCTGGGCGCGCAATCCGGACGGTGCGCGCCAGGCCATGCACAAGCTGATGGATCTCACCGAAGGAAACATCGTCACGGCCATGTCGCGCCAGAAGAAAAAGGACGCCGAGGACGAGAACGCCCGCCCCAGACGGGCGCGTTGA
- a CDS encoding carbohydrate ABC transporter permease, giving the protein MSESSFRKATPGRLVAITVTLLILLSPFLWLLQMSFKTNDQILQFPPPLIFTPTLENYISLWHSAFSASFVNSLLSASLSTALALLFGVPAAYALSRWAGRGKHALSFAILVTRMAPPIAFTIPFFLFYRWIGLLDTITGLVLVYTSFNLPLVIWMMQPFFDTIPVSLEEAALVDGARTRTVFTKIVLPMVTPGIAATAILCFLYAWNDFFFALILTRTNARTAPVAVVNFMNYEGWEWGKIAAGGSLVMAPVLIFSLAVRRYLVSGLTAGAVKG; this is encoded by the coding sequence ATGAGCGAATCCTCCTTCCGCAAGGCCACGCCCGGTCGGCTGGTCGCGATCACAGTCACGCTGCTGATCCTGCTCTCGCCGTTCCTGTGGCTGTTGCAGATGAGCTTCAAGACCAACGATCAGATCCTGCAATTCCCGCCACCTTTGATCTTCACGCCGACGCTTGAGAACTACATCTCGCTCTGGCACAGCGCGTTCTCGGCCTCCTTCGTCAACAGCCTGCTCAGCGCCTCGCTCTCGACCGCGCTGGCGCTGCTGTTCGGCGTGCCTGCCGCCTACGCGCTGTCGCGCTGGGCCGGACGCGGCAAGCATGCGCTTTCCTTTGCGATCCTGGTGACGCGCATGGCGCCGCCGATCGCGTTCACGATTCCCTTCTTCCTGTTCTACCGCTGGATCGGGCTGCTCGACACCATCACCGGCCTCGTGCTGGTCTACACCAGCTTCAATCTGCCGCTGGTGATCTGGATGATGCAGCCGTTCTTCGACACCATCCCGGTCTCGCTGGAGGAGGCAGCCCTCGTCGACGGCGCGCGGACGCGCACGGTGTTCACCAAGATCGTGCTGCCGATGGTGACGCCGGGCATCGCCGCGACCGCGATCCTGTGCTTCCTCTACGCCTGGAACGATTTCTTCTTCGCGCTGATCCTGACCCGGACCAATGCGCGCACCGCGCCGGTCGCGGTCGTCAACTTCATGAACTACGAGGGCTGGGAATGGGGCAAGATCGCCGCCGGCGGCTCGCTGGTGATGGCCCCGGTGCTGATCTTCTCGCTCGCAGTGCGGCGCTATCTCGTCTCCGGGCTCACCGCCGGCGCGGTCAAGGGGTGA
- a CDS encoding ABC transporter substrate-binding protein, with protein sequence MKTASRASSLTRRKLLKASAATAALAAFPAPLIAQTKPFAGVTLHGASFQHRFFTLLQKYIPEFEEKTGMKVDLQLSALPVYNQQANLELSSGGSAYDFVNVTFTLATRWIAAGLLANLDEFTGDANLTPADWNPKDFVDGAQVPYRDAKGATYGYSWEGGAMLMGLSRMDLMEKKGLKIPKTFAELQQVCAEINGTDGVSGLVSWFLHNWNLPPYIQGFGGNIFRNPPGDPMPALNTPEAIQGVEFYANLLKSAPKGGLTYTEDQARQAMLTGRANIFIHSSAWVTPILLSDESKVKETSRVVRSPAGPVHDYPASNSQGLGIPKNAKNQKAAWEFIKWALSPEISMKLVKEHGHSSVCRRSIITSDDYRKLNTVNGQDLGALYLEVLELPGKGENYMAYRTSKEFPIVGDVLNKAFEQVATGQLPAKDAMNAAQDQAIAALRRAGTKL encoded by the coding sequence ATGAAGACCGCATCGCGCGCGAGTTCGCTCACCCGCCGTAAATTGCTCAAGGCCAGCGCCGCGACTGCCGCGCTCGCGGCATTCCCCGCACCGCTGATCGCACAGACAAAACCGTTTGCCGGCGTCACCTTGCACGGCGCCTCGTTCCAGCACCGCTTCTTCACGCTGCTGCAGAAATACATTCCCGAGTTCGAGGAAAAGACCGGCATGAAGGTCGACCTCCAGCTCTCCGCGCTGCCCGTCTACAACCAGCAGGCCAATCTCGAATTGTCCTCGGGCGGTTCGGCCTATGATTTCGTCAACGTCACCTTCACGCTCGCGACCCGCTGGATCGCGGCCGGCCTGCTCGCCAACCTCGACGAGTTCACGGGCGATGCCAATCTGACGCCTGCCGACTGGAATCCGAAAGACTTCGTCGACGGCGCGCAGGTGCCCTATCGCGACGCCAAGGGTGCGACCTACGGCTACTCTTGGGAAGGCGGCGCGATGCTGATGGGTCTGTCGCGCATGGACCTGATGGAGAAGAAGGGGCTGAAGATCCCCAAGACCTTCGCCGAGCTTCAGCAGGTCTGCGCCGAGATCAACGGCACCGATGGCGTCAGCGGCCTGGTGTCGTGGTTCCTGCACAACTGGAACCTGCCGCCCTACATCCAGGGCTTTGGCGGCAACATCTTCAGGAATCCGCCCGGCGACCCGATGCCAGCGTTGAACACGCCGGAGGCCATTCAGGGCGTCGAGTTCTACGCGAACCTCCTGAAGAGCGCGCCCAAGGGCGGTCTGACCTACACTGAGGACCAGGCCCGGCAGGCGATGCTGACCGGCCGCGCCAACATCTTCATCCATTCCAGCGCCTGGGTGACGCCGATCCTGCTCTCCGACGAGAGCAAGGTGAAGGAGACCTCGCGCGTGGTGCGCTCGCCCGCCGGCCCCGTGCACGACTACCCAGCCTCGAATAGCCAGGGGCTCGGCATTCCCAAGAACGCCAAGAACCAGAAGGCGGCGTGGGAATTCATCAAATGGGCGCTGTCGCCCGAGATCTCGATGAAGCTCGTCAAGGAGCATGGTCACTCCTCGGTGTGCCGGCGCTCGATCATCACCAGCGACGATTATCGCAAGCTCAACACGGTCAACGGCCAGGACCTTGGCGCGCTCTATCTCGAGGTGCTGGAGCTGCCGGGCAAGGGCGAGAACTACATGGCCTATCGTACGTCGAAGGAGTTCCCCATCGTCGGCGATGTCCTCAACAAGGCGTTCGAGCAGGTCGCCACCGGCCAGTTGCCGGCCAAGGACGCGATGAACGCAGCGCAAGATCAGGCCATCGCCGCACTCCGCCGTGCCGGGACAAAGCTTTGA
- the hisN gene encoding histidinol-phosphatase has translation MTVIDFSAFIGRLATASGETILPFFRTSLSIDDKSKTKDFDPVTEADRAAEAVMRRLIKASFPQHGIVGEEFGNEREDADYVWVLDPIDGTKSFIGGFPIWGTLIALLHKGTPVYGMMHQPFIGERFSGDNGSANYKGPSGERRLQVRRCASLSEATTYTTSPLLMNERDRAIFGRIEQGARLSRYGGDCYSYCMLAAGHVDLVVETELKPYDIAALIPIVTGAGGVVTTWEGKPAQGGGRIVAAGDARVHEEALRLLNQ, from the coding sequence GTGACGGTGATCGACTTCTCCGCCTTCATCGGACGGCTCGCCACCGCCTCCGGCGAGACCATCTTGCCGTTCTTCCGCACCTCGCTGTCGATCGACGACAAGAGCAAGACCAAGGATTTCGACCCCGTCACCGAAGCCGACCGCGCCGCCGAGGCGGTGATGCGGCGGCTGATCAAGGCCAGCTTCCCCCAGCACGGCATCGTCGGCGAGGAATTCGGCAATGAGCGCGAGGACGCCGACTATGTCTGGGTGCTCGACCCCATCGACGGCACGAAATCCTTCATCGGCGGCTTTCCGATCTGGGGCACGCTGATCGCGCTGCTGCACAAGGGCACGCCGGTCTACGGCATGATGCACCAGCCCTTCATCGGCGAACGCTTTTCCGGCGACAACGGCTCGGCGAACTACAAGGGCCCCTCCGGCGAGCGCCGGCTCCAGGTCCGCCGCTGCGCCTCGCTGTCGGAGGCGACCACCTACACCACCTCTCCGCTGCTGATGAACGAGCGCGACCGCGCCATTTTCGGCCGCATCGAGCAGGGCGCACGGCTGTCGCGCTATGGCGGCGACTGCTACTCCTATTGCATGCTGGCGGCCGGCCATGTCGACCTCGTGGTCGAGACCGAGCTGAAACCTTACGACATCGCGGCCCTGATCCCGATCGTGACTGGCGCCGGCGGCGTCGTCACCACCTGGGAAGGCAAGCCGGCGCAGGGCGGCGGCCGCATCGTTGCCGCCGGCGACGCAAGAGTTCACGAAGAAGCCTTGAGGCTGCTCAACCAATAA